In the Cololabis saira isolate AMF1-May2022 chromosome 7, fColSai1.1, whole genome shotgun sequence genome, one interval contains:
- the si:ch211-114c17.1 gene encoding pre-mRNA-processing factor 39 isoform X1 yields METIMAAEGEEMSGNGELDESAAMDVSEAPPPPPPPPPPEMSEENGSVAAAPEGPIDADPASFSMPSASEEEELPADFERMLKTANDNPQDFTSWTDLLQYCEQEGHVIASRRALEAFLARYPLCYGYWKKFADLERRAGYNDKAEEICIQGLQAIPLSVDLWIHYINLLLGTLDMNLEDSPSRIRTVFEAAVSAAGLDFHSDRLWDLYIEWEKEQGNMKSAAAVLDRVLKIPTQLYNTHYDKFKEHLNNDAPKDVLSVEEYEELRAICRQNQKAERTEQEKEKEEERPPGEEEPATPEGTDSEELMQKIREQVLVCRDKVYQDNEGEVRNRWNFEDAIKRPYFHVKPLDRLQLQAWHSYLDWEIAETKKDAKDTTQDPNQAASEESGETSRPQEAPQDPAAPRSDHRVRILFERCLIACALYEEFWTRYIQYLEPQSVDEARAVFKRACVIHLAYKPNIHMLWATFEERHGDLTEARRVLEALESSLPGLAVVRLRRAALERRTGHLEQSEALLTEAVAQSKEKPTLHAFYSIKLARLLLKVGRDPSRARTILQEALEISPDNDKLHLNLLELEVSGDPWASAEAVKECVTRALAAPLTPHTKILLSQRGLQFAEDYSNSIESVLSIYEAHQKLLTELGGTKREAENGDEDPEKPEKSDDGAAVAASTQVPPTLPHVPITTPPPTMMGTDMSAQSNYGAYSNWYQQQYGNYGYQNNWNYNQTYYPPS; encoded by the exons CCATGGATGTCTCTGAAGCGCCACCGCCACCTCCTCCGCCTCCCCCACCTGAGATGTCAGAGGAAAACGGCAGTGTTGCTGCGGCCCCTGAGGGCCCTATAGATGCCGACCCTGCTTCCTTCTCCATGCCCTCggcttctgaggaggaggagttaCCAGCAGACTTTGAACGTATGTTGAAAACGGCAAACGATAATCCTCAAGACTTCACCAGTTGGACAGATCTACTGCAATACTGCGAGCAAgag GGTCACGTCATAGCATCACGCAGAGCGCTAGAGGCCTTTCTTGCCCGGTATCCTCTCTGCTACGGCTACTGGAAGAAGTTTGCTGATCTGGAGCGGCGTGCCGGGTACAATGACAAAGCAGAGGAG ATTTGTATTCAGGGCCTCCAGGCAATCCCCCTGAGTGTAGATCTGTGGATCCACTACATCAATCTACTGTTGGGAACACTTGACATGAACCTGGAAGATTCACCCAGTAGGATTCGCAC TGTGTTTGAGGCAGCGGTCTCAGCAGCAGGCCTGGACTTCCACTCAGACAGACTTTGGGATCTGTATATTGAGTGGGAGAAGGAGCAGGGGAACATGAAGAGCGCTGCAGCCGTCCTGGACAGAGTACTTAAAATCCCCACCCAGCTCTACAACACCCACTACGACAA GTTCAAAGAGCACCTGAACAATGATGCGCCTAAAGACGTGCTTTCTGTAGAAGAGTACGAGGAGCTGAGGGCAATATGCCGCCAAAACCAGAAGGCTGAGCGAACCGaacaggagaaggagaaggaagaggagaggCCGCCAGGGGAGGAAGAGCCCGCCACACCAGAAGGGACCGACAGT GAAGAACTGATGCAAAAGATAAGAGAACAAGTTCTGGTTTGCAGGGATAAAGTGTACCAGGACAACGAGGGAGAAGTCCGCAACAGATGGAACTTTGAAGACGCT ATCAAGCGACCGTACTTCCACGTAAAACCACTCGACCGCTTGCAGCTCCAAGCCTGGCACTCTTACTTGGACTGGGAGATTGCTGAGACGAAAAAGGACGCCAAAGACACAACACAAG ATCCAAACCAAGCTGCCTCAGAGGAATCCGGGGAAACATCCCGGCCTCAGGAAGCCCCGCAGGATCCTGCAGCTCCCCGCAGTGACCACAGAGTTCGAATCTTGTTTGAACGCTGCCTGATCGCCTGTGCGCTGTATGAGGAGTTCTGGACCAGG TACATTCAGTACCTGGAGCCCCAGAGCGTGGACGAGGCTCGAGCTGTTTTCAAACGAGCCTGTGTCATCCATCTGGCTTACAAACCCAACATCCACATGCTGTGGGCCACGTTTGAGGAGAGGCATG GTGACTTAACCGAGGCCAGGCGAGTGTTGGAGGCCCTGGAGAGCTCTCTGCCAGGTCTGGCAGTCGTCCGACTCCGCAGGGCTGCTTTGGAGAGACGGACAGGCCACTTGGAGCAATCTGAGGCCTTGCTGACTGAGGCAGTGGCTCAATCCAAAGAGAAACCCACACTACATGCTTTCTACTCCATCAAGCTGGCTCGTCTACTGCTGAAAGTGGGCAGGGACCCCAGCAGAGCTCGCACAATTTTACAGGAAGCACTGGAAATTAGTCCG GATAATGACAAACTGCATTTGAACCTCTTGGAGCTGGAGGTGTCGGGGGACCCCTGGGCCTCGGCTGAGGCGGTGAAGGAGTGTGTGACACGGGCTCTTGCAGCTCCTCTCACCCCACACACCAAGATCCTCCTGTCACAGAGAGGCCTGCAGTTTGCAGAGGATTACAGCAACTCCATCGAGAG TGTGCTGTCCATTTACGAGGCACACCAGAAGCTGCTGACTGAGCTCGGTGGGACAAAGAGGGAAGCAGAGAacgg GGATGAGGATCCAGAAAAGCCGGAGAAAAGTGACGATGGCGCTGCTGTTGCCGCATCTACACAAGTCCCTCCCACTTTGCCTCATGTCCCCATCACCACGCCGCCGCCAACTATGATGGGCACCGATATGAGCGCTCAGTCGAACTATGGAGCCTACAGCAACTGGTACCAG CAACAGTACGGCAATTACGGCTATCAGAACAACTGGAACTACAACCAGACCTACTATCCACCCAGCTAA
- the si:ch211-114c17.1 gene encoding pre-mRNA-processing factor 39 isoform X2 codes for METIMAAEGEEMSGNGELDESAAMDVSEAPPPPPPPPPPEMSEENGSVAAAPEGPIDADPASFSMPSASEEEELPADFERMLKTANDNPQDFTSWTDLLQYCEQEGHVIASRRALEAFLARYPLCYGYWKKFADLERRAGYNDKAEEICIQGLQAIPLSVDLWIHYINLLLGTLDMNLEDSPSRIRTVFEAAVSAAGLDFHSDRLWDLYIEWEKEQGNMKSAAAVLDRVLKIPTQLYNTHYDKFKEHLNNDAPKDVLSVEEYEELRAICRQNQKAERTEQEKEKEEERPPGEEEPATPEGTDSEELMQKIREQVLVCRDKVYQDNEGEVRNRWNFEDAIKRPYFHVKPLDRLQLQAWHSYLDWEIAETKKDAKDTTQDPNQAASEESGETSRPQEAPQDPAAPRSDHRVRILFERCLIACALYEEFWTRYIQYLEPQSVDEARAVFKRACVIHLAYKPNIHMLWATFEERHGDLTEARRVLEALESSLPGLAVVRLRRAALERRTGHLEQSEALLTEAVAQSKEKPTLHAFYSIKLARLLLKVGRDPSRARTILQEALEISPDNDKLHLNLLELEVSGDPWASAEAVKECVTRALAAPLTPHTKILLSQRGLQFAEDYSNSIESVLSIYEAHQKLLTELGGTKREAENG; via the exons CCATGGATGTCTCTGAAGCGCCACCGCCACCTCCTCCGCCTCCCCCACCTGAGATGTCAGAGGAAAACGGCAGTGTTGCTGCGGCCCCTGAGGGCCCTATAGATGCCGACCCTGCTTCCTTCTCCATGCCCTCggcttctgaggaggaggagttaCCAGCAGACTTTGAACGTATGTTGAAAACGGCAAACGATAATCCTCAAGACTTCACCAGTTGGACAGATCTACTGCAATACTGCGAGCAAgag GGTCACGTCATAGCATCACGCAGAGCGCTAGAGGCCTTTCTTGCCCGGTATCCTCTCTGCTACGGCTACTGGAAGAAGTTTGCTGATCTGGAGCGGCGTGCCGGGTACAATGACAAAGCAGAGGAG ATTTGTATTCAGGGCCTCCAGGCAATCCCCCTGAGTGTAGATCTGTGGATCCACTACATCAATCTACTGTTGGGAACACTTGACATGAACCTGGAAGATTCACCCAGTAGGATTCGCAC TGTGTTTGAGGCAGCGGTCTCAGCAGCAGGCCTGGACTTCCACTCAGACAGACTTTGGGATCTGTATATTGAGTGGGAGAAGGAGCAGGGGAACATGAAGAGCGCTGCAGCCGTCCTGGACAGAGTACTTAAAATCCCCACCCAGCTCTACAACACCCACTACGACAA GTTCAAAGAGCACCTGAACAATGATGCGCCTAAAGACGTGCTTTCTGTAGAAGAGTACGAGGAGCTGAGGGCAATATGCCGCCAAAACCAGAAGGCTGAGCGAACCGaacaggagaaggagaaggaagaggagaggCCGCCAGGGGAGGAAGAGCCCGCCACACCAGAAGGGACCGACAGT GAAGAACTGATGCAAAAGATAAGAGAACAAGTTCTGGTTTGCAGGGATAAAGTGTACCAGGACAACGAGGGAGAAGTCCGCAACAGATGGAACTTTGAAGACGCT ATCAAGCGACCGTACTTCCACGTAAAACCACTCGACCGCTTGCAGCTCCAAGCCTGGCACTCTTACTTGGACTGGGAGATTGCTGAGACGAAAAAGGACGCCAAAGACACAACACAAG ATCCAAACCAAGCTGCCTCAGAGGAATCCGGGGAAACATCCCGGCCTCAGGAAGCCCCGCAGGATCCTGCAGCTCCCCGCAGTGACCACAGAGTTCGAATCTTGTTTGAACGCTGCCTGATCGCCTGTGCGCTGTATGAGGAGTTCTGGACCAGG TACATTCAGTACCTGGAGCCCCAGAGCGTGGACGAGGCTCGAGCTGTTTTCAAACGAGCCTGTGTCATCCATCTGGCTTACAAACCCAACATCCACATGCTGTGGGCCACGTTTGAGGAGAGGCATG GTGACTTAACCGAGGCCAGGCGAGTGTTGGAGGCCCTGGAGAGCTCTCTGCCAGGTCTGGCAGTCGTCCGACTCCGCAGGGCTGCTTTGGAGAGACGGACAGGCCACTTGGAGCAATCTGAGGCCTTGCTGACTGAGGCAGTGGCTCAATCCAAAGAGAAACCCACACTACATGCTTTCTACTCCATCAAGCTGGCTCGTCTACTGCTGAAAGTGGGCAGGGACCCCAGCAGAGCTCGCACAATTTTACAGGAAGCACTGGAAATTAGTCCG GATAATGACAAACTGCATTTGAACCTCTTGGAGCTGGAGGTGTCGGGGGACCCCTGGGCCTCGGCTGAGGCGGTGAAGGAGTGTGTGACACGGGCTCTTGCAGCTCCTCTCACCCCACACACCAAGATCCTCCTGTCACAGAGAGGCCTGCAGTTTGCAGAGGATTACAGCAACTCCATCGAGAG TGTGCTGTCCATTTACGAGGCACACCAGAAGCTGCTGACTGAGCTCGGTGGGACAAAGAGGGAAGCAGAGAacgg aTGA